CGCGTCGCTGATCGTCCGCAGGTCGGCCTGCAGGACCGGCAGGAACCGGAAGACGAGCGCGACGCCGATCCCGAGGAGCTGGCCGGCTCTCCCCGGAATCGTCCGCTGGATCGCGGCTCGAGAGTCCCGGACCGTCGTCGACCGGACGTACGCCGCGCTGACGAGCAGGACGAGCAGGACGCGGTAGCTCGCCCGCGCGGAGGCGAGGCCGTCCGCGAGGTCGATCCAGGGCGGACCGAACGTGAGCGCCGCGAGCACCGGCGCGAGCGCGAGGAAGAGCAGGGCGAAGCGATAGGCGGACAGCGTCTCGCGGAGCGGGACGCGAGCGGCGAGCAGGATCGCCGCGGCGACGGCGGTGAGCGCGACCAGCGCCCGCGGGCTCGTGTGGGCCAGCGCGGTCGCGGCGAACCCGAGCTGGACGGCCAGCTTCGAGCGGGGGTCGAGCCGGTGGGCGAGCGTGTCGTCGGGGTCGTAGGTGAGCATCGTCGGTATCGGTGGCGGGGGCGGCGATCGTCGCGTCGCGTGCGGTCAGCTATCGGGCACTCGGACCTCGAACGCCGACAGCGCCTCGAGCGCTCGGTCGGGCGCGTCGTCGACGGCGACCGCGCCGTCCCGCATGGCGACGATACGGTCGGCCAGGTCGAGCACGTCTCTGAGGTCGTGGGTCGCGAGCAGGATCCCGGTTCCGTCGTCGGACAGCGCCTCGAGCCGCGAGAGGACGGATCGGCGTGCCGGATCGTCCAGCCCGGTGAACGGTTCGTCCAGGACGAGGTGCGTGGGTTCCATCGCGAGCGCGCCGGCAATGGCCACGCGGGACTGCTCGCCCCCCGAGAGCGCGTCGATCCGCTCGTCCTCGCGGCCGGCCATGTTGACGGCCGCGAGGGCGTCGGCCACGCGGCGGTCGATCTCGGCGCGCTCGAGGCCAAGGTTCTCGGGACCGAAGGCGACGTCGGCGCCGATCGTCGCGGCGACGAACTGGTCGCGCGGGTGCTGGAAGACCATGCCGACGCTCGAGCGGGCGGCGACGAGGTCCTCGGCGACGGGAGTCCCGTCGACCAGTACTTCCCCCGCGTCGGGCGTCACTAGCCCGTTGCAGTGGCGCAACAGGGTCGTCTTGCCGCTCCCGTTGGCGCCCGCGAGGACGACGAACTCGCCGTCGTCGATCGACAGCGAGACGTCCTCGAGGACGGGCACGTCGTCGAAGGCGTAGGTGACGGACCGGAACTCGATCATCGCGCCCTCGCCGGCGGGATCGAAGAAGTTACGCGAGCGATCACGATCCGACCGGTTCGAGTCGTCCGCTCTTGACGATCGCAATCGCGGCGACCATCTTGACCAGTTCGGCGGGGACGAAGGGGAGCGCGTAGCCGGCGATCGCCTCCCAGGGCTCGAGCGCCTGGAGCCAGGCCGCGTACGCCGTCCCCACGGCGTAGATGAGGACCGTCGCGGCGACGAGCGCGGCGACGACGATCGGAAGTGGGACGTCGGCGGGGTTTCGGAGGTCGGTGCCCCGGTGGACGACGGCGCCGATCAGCGCCGCCGCGAGCGGGTACGACCAGAGGTAGCCCGCGGTGTTTCCGACGAGGGGACCGAATCCGGCCTCCATCCCCGAAAAGACCGGGAGGCCGGCCGCGCCGGCGGTCAGGTAGAGGAGCATCGAGACGGCTCCCCAGACCGGTCCCAAGACGAGGCCGGCGAGAAAGACGAACAGGACCTGCAGCGTGATCGGTGCCGGCGAAAACGGATACGGGATCGTCACGAATATCGACGCCCCCACCAGCGCCGCCAGCACCGCCGCGCGAGCGAACTGCCGGACGACGTCCCCGTCGACGAGATCGACCGTCTCTCGGTTCGTTGCCATACCACTCCCACTCTCGTAAACCAAGTTCAACACTTCGGTTTCCGAGGGTACGGACAGTCATCGGGATGACATCTCCGCACGACGGGACGGATCCCGATCCACCGGGAGGGACCGAAATAGCCCGCTTCCTCTCCGGAAACGGACACTTCGAGCGGAATCCGGTGCGATCGAGGCCCGAACGCGTCCGAAATAGCCGCTCCCTCGAGAGCGCCGCTCCGGCGGAAGACGCCGCGTTCGAGGGGAGTAATCGTGGATTGTATCCGATTACTAACCGAAACGACCCGCTGGCCTTATGCGCTCTTTCGCTCCCGTGATAGAAAGCTGATGTCATCCGTACGTAGCCGGTTCGGACCGAGGAGCGATCGGGAACCGAGACGTAGCCAGCGGCCGACTCGCGGACGGTGGGAACGCGACGGCCCCAGGGGCCCCAGGTGCCGTTCGAACCGCGACCGCTGCGCTGAACGCGGGAACCGAGCGAACCGTTCGAGCGGTCGGGCCGGCAGGAGCGTCGAGCCATGAGTCGGCGTCGAGGCGCGGCCGTAGCGGTGCTCGCCGTCGCCGCGCTGCTGGTCACGAGCGCGGTGGCGCTGCCGCTGCTCGGCGGCGGCATCGTCCCGTTCGAGGGCGGCGAGAGCGCTCCCGGCGAGGGAGACGACGGAACGACCGATATCGCCGCTACGGACAGTGTGGCCGCCAGCCAAGACGATGGCAGTGGGAGTGCGGACTCCACCGCGGCTGATGCGGCGGACCGAGAACCCGTGCGTGCGAGCCAGTCGGTCGGAGACGGCGAGTTAGTGTCGTTCGACTCCGCGGCCGAATCGGCCGCGACCGACGCAGAAGCGAACGCCGACGCGGACGCGACCGCCTCGCTCGCACAGGAACAGACGGACGCCGTCGAGGCCGGCGTCGACGAGGGGATCGAACTGGCCCAGCAGCAGGGCGTCGAGGTGACCCAGGAACAGCGCGCGGCGGCCGTCGAGGCCGCCAGTCAGTCGGCGGCCCAGCACCAGGCGGCCGACGTCGAGCAGATTCAGGCGGCGACGGCCGGCGCGGTCCACGGCTCGCTGATCCAGTCTCAGGACGCCGAGATCGAACAGATCCAGTCCGCGGTCGGCGGCGCGACCGACGGCGCGCTCGCCCAGTCTCAGACGGTTGCAGCGAGCCAGATGCAGAGCGCGACCTGGGGGGCGACCCACGGCGCCCTCGCACAGAAACAGCGCGCCGACGTCGACCAGATCCAGGTCGCCACGCGCGGGGCCGCAGCGGGGGCGTGCCGGGAAGCGGGCGATAGCGACGTTCGGGACCACCCGAAGACCCAGGAGGCCGCGCAGGGGGCGGCCTACGGCGTCCTCGAGCAGTACCAGAAGGTCACCGTCGAACAGCGCCAGCGGATCACGCTCGAGCACGTCCAGCACGCGGCGGCCGGCGCGTCCGCGGGGGCGCTCGAGGGGAGCGTTCCGGCGGCCCTCGAGGGCGAACAGAGCCAGGAGATCAGCGTCGAACAGCGCCAGCGCGTGAACATCAAGCAGGTCCAGAAGGCCGCCACGGGCGCCGCGAAGGGCGCGCTCGTCCAGCGACAGGAGGTCTCCGTCGAGCAGACCCAGGCCGCGGCCCGCGGGGCCGGCCGGGGGTCGCTGACGCAGATCCAGACCGTCAGCGTCGAACAGGTCCAGCGGATCTCGATCACCCAGATTCAGGAGGCCTCGTTCGGCGCGGCCAAGGGAGCGATCTATCAGAGCCAGTCGGCCACCGTCGAACAGATCCAGGCGGCCGCCGACGGGGCCGCGGGCGGCGTGCTGGTCCAGCACCAGGAGATCTCGATCACCCAGATCCAGTCCGCCGCGGTCGGCGCGTCCGAGGGAGCGATCGAGTCGGCAGTTCAGTACCAGATCGCCGAGATCGAACAGATTCAGGCCGCCGCGTTCGGCGCCGGCGAGGGGGCGGTGCTCCAGCAGCAGGTCGTCGATATCACGCAGGTCCAGCGGCTGGCCTCCGGCGGCGCGAGCGGCGCGCTGAGCCAGTCTCAGTCGGCGACCGCCGAGCAGATCCAGATCGCCGCCAGCAGCGCCTGTCGGGAGACGGCCCGCGTTGTCCAGTACCAGCGGATCAGCGTCACACAACTTCAGGCCCTGACCCAGGAAACCGCGTCCGACGCTACCGCGTACGCGATTCAGCAGGGAATCGACGACGTCTCCGAACTCGGGCAGTACGTCGAGGAGGTGGCCGAAGAGCGCGCCGACGAGATCGACGAACTCGAGGGAACGGCGTCGATTGCGTTCGCCGACCGAGAGAGCAACGGTGAGGCGGTCACCGTCGACGAACTCGACCTCTCGGAGGGCGGCTTCGTCGCGGTCTACGCGGCCGACGCCGTCGCCGATCCGGGCGCCGTGCTCGGGACCTCGAGCGCCCTCGAGGCCGGGAGCCACTCCGACGTCGAGATCGACCTCGAGGAGCCGATCGAGGAGGACCAGCCCCTCACCGCGGTGGTCCACCACGATACGAACGACGACGGAACGTTCGAGTACGGCGACACTGACGGGGCGGAGGACGTCCCGTACGTCACCGACGCCGGCGTGCCGGTGCTCGACACGGCGTTCGTCTCGGTCGGCGACGAACCGCAGGTGCCTCAAGAGCCGCAAGAACCGCAGGAACCGGCCGAGCCGAACGCGACGCTCTCCGTCGCCGATCAGGCCGGCGACGGCGAGACGCTCGTCGTCGACGAAGCGAACGCGAGCGTCGACTACACCGTGACGGCGACGGCCGACGGGACGACGGCCGAGAGCCAGCCGTTCGAGGCCAACGGGACGGCGACCGACCTCGAGCTCGCGTTCGACTCGCCGCTCGAGGAGTCGACGACCGTCGACGTCGCCGTCGCCGACGAGAACGGCACGGAACTGGCGACCGAATCGATCGAGTACGCGCTCGAGGACAACGAGTCGGACGGCGAGCCGAACGAATCGGATGCGACGCTCAACGTGTCCGACCAGACGGGCGACGGCGAGACGCTCGTCGTCGACGAGGCGAACGCGAGCGTCGACTACCGGCTCACCGCGACCGACGAGAACGGCACGCAGCGCGCGGAGAGCGAGACCTTCGAGGCCAACGAGACCGCCGAGTTCGAGGCACTGGAGCTCGAGCCGCCGCTCGAAGAGAACGCGACGCTCGAGGTCGCCGTGGCCGACGACGCGGGCGCGGAACTCGCGACCGAGTCCGTCGAGTACACGGTCGACGGCGATCCGGCGACGTTCGAGGCGACGTTCCCTCGCTGTTCGCAGGCCGAGGTGACCGGGTCCTTCGAAGACGGCGACAGGATCATCGTCGGCACCGCGTTCTACGAAAGCGGCGGCTTCGGCAACTCGATGGGCGAGTACGCCGTCACGGTCGGCGAGGACGTCGAGGCGCCGTTCGAGGGGACGATCACCTACGAGACCGGCGACGACTTCACCGTCGCCGAGACGGCCGACGGCGCGACCGTCACGGTCCCCGAGGGCGATACGGGCGCCGTGATCACCGGCTTCGCCTCCCCCGATGCGACGCCGGGGTCGATCGACTATCCGAACCCGAACGCTAGCGAGTGTCTCGAGGAGATCCGTCCCGAACGGCCGACCATCAGCGTGGCGGAGACGACGGCGACCGAGGACGGCATCGCGGTCACCTTCGAGTACGAGAATCCGAACGAGGAATCGCTGGCGGTCGGCAGCGAGTTCGTCGAGGGAACCGCGGACGACGAGCCGCCGTCGGAACTCGAGCCCGGCAACGACTCGTTCACCGTCGACTGGACGCCCGAAACCGACTCCGAACGGCTCGTCTGGGAGGTCGATATGAGCAACTACGACTACGAGGAGCCGCTGATCGCCCAGACGGAGCCGGCCGGCGAGATCGATTCGACCGAACCGGCCGATCCCGCGGCGTTCACCGTCTCGATCGTCGGGACGAACGCGCCCGTCGAAGCGGGCGAGCCCCTCGCGGTCGACGCCGACCTCGAGAACACCGGCGGAGAGAACGGTACGCAGGACGTCGAACTCGCGATCGACGGCGCGGTCGTCAACGAGACGCCCGTCTCGCTCGCGCCCAACGAATCCGAACTCGTGACGCTGGCCGCCGACACGACCACGCTCGAGCCCGGCGAGTACCCGGTTACCGTCTCGAGCGAGAACGAGACCGCCGAGACGACCGTGACGATCGAGGAAGCCGAGGCCGCGGAGACGCCGACCGGCACGGAGTCGACGGCGGACGGTCAAGCGGACGCGGAACCGACCGCGGACGCTGACGAACAGCCGTCGAACGCGACCGCCGAGCAGCCGACGGAGGAACAGACCCCGTCCGAAGACGCCGTCTCGTCGGAGTCGGCGGATTCGGAGCCGACGACGGACGGCTCATCGACGGAATCCGAACCGGAAGCGCCGACGGGAACGGAGACGACCGAATCGCCCGCCGGAACGGACGAACCGCCCGTTTCCGACGGAGCCGGTTCGGAGGCCGACGCGAACGGCTCCGCGGTCGCGACGGAGTAACGACGGCGCGATAGAAGCGGAGCGCTACCGGCGGTTCAGCCGTCTTCGAAAAACGCCTCGAGCCCGTTTCGATCGATCGGTGACTCGAGCGGGTCGGTCGCGGTTAGTGCTGGTGGCCGGTCGCTTCGCCGTAGGTCACGCCGAAGCGTTCCTCGAACAGGTCCATGATGCGGGCCTCCTGGGCCTCGAGTTCCTCGTCCGACTCCTGGCCGTGGTGGACGATGTGGTGGGCGCGGCTGGCGAAGGACAGCAGGGTGACGTCGCCGACCGTCTCGGCGTCGGTCTGATCGCCTTCCGCCACGAGGTCGAGGAGTCCGGTGGGGACCGTGACTTCGTCGGTGGTACCGTCGTCGGCGCTGATCTCGAAGGTCGTCGTGTCGACTTCCTCGGTCATACCCCTACCGTAGTGAACTGTCCCTAAAGGTGCTGTGGCTTGCATCGCAGCGGGGCGGCGACCCGGTTTCGTCCCCCGTGTCGTTTTTGCTGATCGCCGTCGAAGCGTCTCGTATGCCATCCGTCGAACTCGAGGAGGAGACGATCGAACGGCTGGAGGCGCTGCGCGTCGACGACGAGTCCTACGACGAACTCGTCAACGAACTCATCAACATCTACGAGACCAGCGAGTACACGCTCTTTCACGCCGGCGACTGAGCGCGCCGCGGTCTCGTTCGATCGGGCAGATTAGTCCGCCGGCGGCGCTAGTCGTCCGCGGCCGCGGCCTTCCGAACCGACTGCCAGCGTCCCTTCGACTCGAGGTGGGACTGGAGCTCGTCCGCGTACTCCTGGGTGAGCTTCTCGGCCGCGCGTAGCTTTTCGGCGTGGTCGTCGCTGCCGTCGCCGCCCAGCCCGAGGGCGCCCATGATCGAGTCGAAGACGCCGCCCGACGAACCGTTCCGGTCGCCGCCGCCCGCACCCGGGCCGCCCATCGCGCCCATGCCGCCGCTGGGGACGTTCTCGAGTTCGGGGATGATCTGCTCGACCTGCTCGGTGTCGGCGACGAGCCGCGCACGGTCGGGATCGTCGGCGTCTTCGATCTCGAACTCCGTCGCGGTCATGATCAGACTCCACTGCTGGTTGGAAAACTGCGAGTCGGCGATCCGCGAGGAGAACTCCTGATCGACGGTCATGCGGGCGCCGACGATCCGGTCCGTCCACGGTGAGTCGCTCATAGCTATCGCTTCGGACGGCGGCTGTATCAGCGTTTTCATCGGGTTCGCGCTCGAGTCCCCGAGGCCCTCCGACGACACCGTCAGTCGCCTGCGTCGTCCGTGTTCTCGCCCGCGGCGAGTATCCAGTAGACGAGCGTTCGGACGTAGATAGAACTATGGCGTGCGGAAAGCCACGTCAATCAAGAGCACACGGCATGGATCAGCTCACAGCCCATCGTCTGAAGTTGGCAGTCGGGATCGCGATTCTGGTCGGCGGATTGTGCTGGATCGCCGCCGACGGCCGAACGACGAGGAACACCTTCGTGGTCATCTGCGGTGTGGGAACGGTCCTCGAGGAGCAGTACCGATGGAACAAAACTAGCTCGTAGCTGACTCGTGGGACGGACGGTCCTCGAGGCCGACCGTCTCAGTCGAGCCGTTCGGACGCTTCGGCGTACCGCCGCGAGAGTTCGACGTACCGGTCGGCCGTCGCCTCGAGGTGGGGATCGTCGATCTCGGTTTTCGGCTCGGCGGGCGCGCCGGCGACGAGCGTCGCCGGCGGCACCTCGGTTCCCTCGGTGACGACGCTGCCGGCCGCGACGACGGCGCCCTCGCCGACGCGAGCGCCGTCGAGGACGGTCGCGTTCATCCCGACCAGCGCGCGCTCGCCGACGGTCGCGTCGTGGACGATCGCGCCGTGGCCGACCGTCGCGTAGGGCTCGAGTGCGGCGTCCTCGTGGAGCACGGCGTTGTCCTGAACGTTGGCCCCCTCGCCGACGACGATTCGGCCGTGGTCGCCCCGCAGCGTCGTGTTCGGCCAGACGCTCGCCTCCGCCTCGACGACGACGTCGCCGATGACGACCGCGGCCTCGTCGACGTACGCCGAGTCGGCGACCTGCGGCTCCGTTCCGTCGAACGATCGTAGCATGGCTGCGTCTGCTCCGAGGAACGTCTTGAACCTGGCCATCGGCGGACGGAGACGGCCGGCTCGCGGCCCATCAGGAGGACGGCCGGGGCGACGACTGCCGACGCAGTCGGCATCGCGACCCACGATCATCGCGTTCGGACCGTCCGGTCCCAACGTATTTTGGCGTCACTGCTATTTACAAACTCGATGAAGACGCAACTGCAGCGGCATCCGTCTCTCCCGATCGAA
This portion of the Haloterrigena gelatinilytica genome encodes:
- a CDS encoding DUF5799 family protein, which translates into the protein MSDSPWTDRIVGARMTVDQEFSSRIADSQFSNQQWSLIMTATEFEIEDADDPDRARLVADTEQVEQIIPELENVPSGGMGAMGGPGAGGGDRNGSSGGVFDSIMGALGLGGDGSDDHAEKLRAAEKLTQEYADELQSHLESKGRWQSVRKAAAADD
- a CDS encoding energy-coupling factor ABC transporter ATP-binding protein, whose product is MIEFRSVTYAFDDVPVLEDVSLSIDDGEFVVLAGANGSGKTTLLRHCNGLVTPDAGEVLVDGTPVAEDLVAARSSVGMVFQHPRDQFVAATIGADVAFGPENLGLERAEIDRRVADALAAVNMAGREDERIDALSGGEQSRVAIAGALAMEPTHLVLDEPFTGLDDPARRSVLSRLEALSDDGTGILLATHDLRDVLDLADRIVAMRDGAVAVDDAPDRALEALSAFEVRVPDS
- a CDS encoding biotin transporter BioY, which translates into the protein MATNRETVDLVDGDVVRQFARAAVLAALVGASIFVTIPYPFSPAPITLQVLFVFLAGLVLGPVWGAVSMLLYLTAGAAGLPVFSGMEAGFGPLVGNTAGYLWSYPLAAALIGAVVHRGTDLRNPADVPLPIVVAALVAATVLIYAVGTAYAAWLQALEPWEAIAGYALPFVPAELVKMVAAIAIVKSGRLEPVGS
- a CDS encoding gamma carbonic anhydrase family protein, which translates into the protein MLRSFDGTEPQVADSAYVDEAAVVIGDVVVEAEASVWPNTTLRGDHGRIVVGEGANVQDNAVLHEDAALEPYATVGHGAIVHDATVGERALVGMNATVLDGARVGEGAVVAAGSVVTEGTEVPPATLVAGAPAEPKTEIDDPHLEATADRYVELSRRYAEASERLD
- a CDS encoding DUF7282 domain-containing protein; translation: MSRRRGAAVAVLAVAALLVTSAVALPLLGGGIVPFEGGESAPGEGDDGTTDIAATDSVAASQDDGSGSADSTAADAADREPVRASQSVGDGELVSFDSAAESAATDAEANADADATASLAQEQTDAVEAGVDEGIELAQQQGVEVTQEQRAAAVEAASQSAAQHQAADVEQIQAATAGAVHGSLIQSQDAEIEQIQSAVGGATDGALAQSQTVAASQMQSATWGATHGALAQKQRADVDQIQVATRGAAAGACREAGDSDVRDHPKTQEAAQGAAYGVLEQYQKVTVEQRQRITLEHVQHAAAGASAGALEGSVPAALEGEQSQEISVEQRQRVNIKQVQKAATGAAKGALVQRQEVSVEQTQAAARGAGRGSLTQIQTVSVEQVQRISITQIQEASFGAAKGAIYQSQSATVEQIQAAADGAAGGVLVQHQEISITQIQSAAVGASEGAIESAVQYQIAEIEQIQAAAFGAGEGAVLQQQVVDITQVQRLASGGASGALSQSQSATAEQIQIAASSACRETARVVQYQRISVTQLQALTQETASDATAYAIQQGIDDVSELGQYVEEVAEERADEIDELEGTASIAFADRESNGEAVTVDELDLSEGGFVAVYAADAVADPGAVLGTSSALEAGSHSDVEIDLEEPIEEDQPLTAVVHHDTNDDGTFEYGDTDGAEDVPYVTDAGVPVLDTAFVSVGDEPQVPQEPQEPQEPAEPNATLSVADQAGDGETLVVDEANASVDYTVTATADGTTAESQPFEANGTATDLELAFDSPLEESTTVDVAVADENGTELATESIEYALEDNESDGEPNESDATLNVSDQTGDGETLVVDEANASVDYRLTATDENGTQRAESETFEANETAEFEALELEPPLEENATLEVAVADDAGAELATESVEYTVDGDPATFEATFPRCSQAEVTGSFEDGDRIIVGTAFYESGGFGNSMGEYAVTVGEDVEAPFEGTITYETGDDFTVAETADGATVTVPEGDTGAVITGFASPDATPGSIDYPNPNASECLEEIRPERPTISVAETTATEDGIAVTFEYENPNEESLAVGSEFVEGTADDEPPSELEPGNDSFTVDWTPETDSERLVWEVDMSNYDYEEPLIAQTEPAGEIDSTEPADPAAFTVSIVGTNAPVEAGEPLAVDADLENTGGENGTQDVELAIDGAVVNETPVSLAPNESELVTLAADTTTLEPGEYPVTVSSENETAETTVTIEEAEAAETPTGTESTADGQADAEPTADADEQPSNATAEQPTEEQTPSEDAVSSESADSEPTTDGSSTESEPEAPTGTETTESPAGTDEPPVSDGAGSEADANGSAVATE
- a CDS encoding energy-coupling factor transporter transmembrane component T family protein, which translates into the protein MLTYDPDDTLAHRLDPRSKLAVQLGFAATALAHTSPRALVALTAVAAAILLAARVPLRETLSAYRFALLFLALAPVLAALTFGPPWIDLADGLASARASYRVLLVLLVSAAYVRSTTVRDSRAAIQRTIPGRAGQLLGIGVALVFRFLPVLQADLRTISDAMAARLGDQRSAVDRASTLGLLGLSRAFDRADHLALAMQARCFAWNPTLPALSLSRLDYPVLAAAVVLALSALL
- a CDS encoding DUF7557 family protein; this translates as MPSVELEEETIERLEALRVDDESYDELVNELINIYETSEYTLFHAGD
- a CDS encoding DUF7545 family protein → MTEEVDTTTFEISADDGTTDEVTVPTGLLDLVAEGDQTDAETVGDVTLLSFASRAHHIVHHGQESDEELEAQEARIMDLFEERFGVTYGEATGHQH